From one Mycobacteriales bacterium genomic stretch:
- a CDS encoding redoxin family protein: MSVLAAAVAVLTVVTLINLLLLLGVVRRLRTSVAPHRPADPFGLAAAEPLVLPAGSPLPDVELPGTDGAPFRLRTLADHRVFLAFLSQGCGSCHLELPKVRDLAARAAADGAAVVIVVLTEHGDPTLEEPFAGIATVVRDRPLGPLSGEFGITSFPSYLVFDHDALAGSAFTVDRVPWGARA, translated from the coding sequence ATGAGCGTGCTCGCCGCAGCCGTCGCCGTGCTGACCGTGGTCACCCTGATCAACCTGCTGCTGTTGCTCGGTGTCGTGCGCCGGCTGCGGACCTCGGTCGCGCCGCACCGACCCGCAGACCCGTTCGGGCTGGCCGCCGCCGAACCACTGGTCCTGCCGGCCGGCAGCCCGTTGCCGGACGTCGAGCTCCCCGGCACCGACGGCGCCCCGTTCCGGCTCCGTACGCTGGCCGACCACCGCGTGTTCCTGGCGTTCCTCTCCCAGGGCTGCGGCAGCTGCCACCTGGAGCTGCCGAAGGTTCGTGACCTCGCCGCGCGGGCGGCGGCCGACGGGGCCGCGGTGGTGATCGTCGTGCTGACCGAGCACGGCGACCCGACGCTCGAGGAGCCGTTCGCCGGCATCGCCACGGTGGTCCGGGACCGCCCGCTCGGGCCGCTGTCCGGTGAGTTCGGTATCACGTCGTTCCCGAGCTATCTGGTCTTCGACCACGATGCGCTCGCGGGCAGCGCCTTCACCGTCGACCGCGTCCCGTGGGGTGCGCGTGCGTGA
- a CDS encoding MauE/DoxX family redox-associated membrane protein — MGSVNLVALLVTAGTFAVAAVAKARHRDEFAGSLVALRLVRPVVARPVANAVIAGETALVVLCLWPATRVAGLVLATLALLGLAGVALRAARGPAPAACRCFGVSGAPLGRPHAVRNGGLAGVALLAAATSGPAVRIGPLLVAATVAFVLVALVVHLDDLTALVRTPGTAERAR; from the coding sequence GTGGGGAGTGTGAACCTGGTCGCGCTGCTGGTGACGGCCGGAACGTTCGCCGTCGCCGCGGTGGCGAAGGCGCGGCATCGCGACGAGTTCGCCGGGTCGCTGGTGGCGCTGCGGCTCGTCCGGCCGGTGGTCGCCCGGCCCGTGGCCAACGCGGTGATCGCCGGTGAGACCGCTCTGGTCGTGCTCTGCCTCTGGCCGGCGACGCGGGTGGCCGGCCTGGTGCTCGCCACGCTGGCCCTCCTCGGTCTGGCCGGCGTCGCGCTGCGGGCCGCGCGCGGCCCGGCGCCCGCCGCCTGCCGGTGTTTCGGTGTGTCGGGGGCACCCTTGGGCCGGCCCCACGCGGTGCGCAATGGCGGTCTGGCCGGTGTGGCCCTGCTGGCGGCGGCGACGTCCGGACCGGCAGTGCGCATCGGCCCGCTGCTCGTCGCGGCGACGGTCGCGTTCGTGCTCGTCGCGCTCGTGGTGCATCTCGACGACCTGACCGCGCTGGTCCGGACGCCCGGCACCGCGGAGCGGGCCCGATGA
- a CDS encoding APC family permease, translating to MPTESAATPEDGLREFGYQQELRRSVSTVDLIIYGLIFMVPIAPWAIFGTVYNAAEGMVPLVYVVGLVAMIFTALAYAQMAKEFPLAGSVYAYVGRGLHKVLGFFAGWSILLDYLLVPTLLYVFGAESMVGIFPGTERWMWAIAFVVVNTIVNLIGIRSLARFNRVFLAIELVFLVIFVIIAITALARGTIAGAHFGLEQLWDSDKVTPALIASALSIAVLSFLGFDGISTLSEEATGGRKAAGTAMVSALLIVAVLFVGETWLAAALAAGTSSFDDAHVGNAFFDLVGSASTAGWAKAFLAVNALAVGIANAIAAQAATSRLLFSMSRDGQLPAFLRVVNRRQIPQNALLVVSGLTLVLVLFFVGKLDLISSLVNFGALFGFCLLHIAVVNHYVIRKHSRNWLLHLVVPVIGFVIIGYVLVHADTNAKVGGIVWLAVGAGVFLYFLLTGRSRDLTIGAGA from the coding sequence ATGCCCACCGAGTCCGCCGCCACGCCCGAGGACGGCCTGCGTGAGTTCGGCTACCAGCAGGAGCTGCGCCGCTCCGTCTCCACCGTCGATCTGATCATCTACGGCCTGATCTTCATGGTGCCGATCGCGCCCTGGGCGATCTTCGGCACCGTCTACAACGCCGCCGAGGGCATGGTCCCGCTGGTCTACGTGGTCGGCCTGGTCGCGATGATCTTCACCGCGCTGGCGTACGCGCAGATGGCCAAGGAGTTCCCGCTGGCCGGCTCGGTCTACGCGTACGTGGGCCGCGGGCTGCACAAGGTGCTCGGCTTCTTCGCCGGCTGGTCGATCCTGCTGGACTACCTGCTCGTCCCGACCCTGCTCTACGTCTTCGGGGCGGAGTCGATGGTCGGCATCTTCCCGGGCACCGAGCGCTGGATGTGGGCGATCGCGTTCGTCGTGGTCAACACGATCGTCAACCTGATCGGGATCAGGTCGCTGGCCCGGTTCAACCGGGTCTTCCTCGCGATCGAGCTGGTCTTCCTGGTGATCTTCGTGATCATCGCGATCACCGCGCTGGCCCGCGGCACGATCGCCGGCGCCCACTTCGGCCTCGAGCAGCTCTGGGACTCCGACAAGGTCACCCCGGCGCTGATCGCGAGCGCGCTGAGCATCGCGGTGCTGAGCTTCCTCGGCTTCGACGGCATCTCGACGCTGTCGGAGGAGGCCACCGGCGGCCGCAAGGCCGCGGGTACGGCGATGGTCAGCGCGCTGCTCATCGTCGCGGTGCTGTTCGTCGGCGAGACCTGGCTGGCCGCGGCGCTGGCCGCCGGGACCAGCAGCTTCGACGACGCGCACGTCGGCAACGCGTTCTTCGACCTGGTCGGCAGCGCGTCCACGGCCGGCTGGGCCAAGGCGTTCCTGGCCGTCAACGCGCTCGCGGTCGGCATCGCCAACGCGATCGCGGCCCAGGCGGCGACCTCCCGGCTGCTGTTCAGCATGTCCCGGGACGGGCAGCTGCCGGCCTTCCTGCGGGTGGTGAACCGCCGCCAGATCCCGCAGAACGCGCTGCTCGTCGTCTCCGGGCTGACGCTGGTGCTGGTGCTGTTCTTCGTCGGCAAGCTCGACCTGATCAGCTCGCTGGTGAACTTCGGCGCGCTGTTCGGCTTCTGCCTGCTGCACATCGCGGTGGTCAACCACTACGTGATCCGCAAGCACAGCCGGAACTGGCTGCTGCACCTCGTCGTCCCGGTGATCGGGTTCGTGATCATCGGCTACGTGCTCGTCCACGCCGACACGAACGCGAAGGTCGGCGGCATCGTCTGGCTGGCCGTCGGCGCCGGCGTCTTCCTGTACTTCCTGCTCACCGGCCGCAGCCGCGACCTCACGATCGGAGCCGGCGCCTGA
- a CDS encoding nucleoside hydrolase: MRVHLDTDFGGDTDDACALAYLLGRADVELTGVTTVADRDGMRAAYVRHLLSLAGRHVPVAAGAALSMTTGRRADPEYGDWPLHRRRPGKPGAALDLLDRSIAAGATVIGIGPCTTLALYELTRPGRLRNPVLMAGWLDPPADGLPPWGPDMDFNNQWDRRAFELLLRTGPTLVTLPATLATWIREADLPRLRSAGPVGTLLAHQVAAHGARHDMADLAAAHPALPADLLNFQYDPAACAVALGWDGVTAEVTRVRLGADGALVRDPAGLPVKVVTAVDGPAFAAHWIETVEAVGRG, encoded by the coding sequence ATGCGCGTCCACCTCGACACCGACTTCGGCGGCGACACCGACGACGCCTGCGCCCTGGCGTACCTGCTGGGGCGGGCGGACGTGGAGCTGACCGGGGTGACCACGGTCGCCGACCGGGACGGGATGCGGGCCGCGTACGTCCGGCACCTGCTGTCCCTGGCCGGCCGGCACGTCCCGGTCGCGGCGGGCGCGGCGCTGTCGATGACGACGGGCCGGCGGGCCGACCCCGAGTACGGCGACTGGCCGCTGCACCGCCGGCGGCCGGGGAAGCCGGGCGCCGCGCTGGACCTGCTCGACCGCAGCATCGCCGCCGGGGCCACCGTGATCGGCATCGGCCCCTGCACCACCCTGGCCCTGTACGAGCTGACCCGGCCCGGCCGGCTGCGCAACCCCGTGCTCATGGCGGGCTGGCTCGATCCGCCGGCGGACGGGCTGCCGCCCTGGGGCCCGGACATGGACTTCAACAACCAGTGGGACCGGCGCGCGTTCGAGCTGCTGCTGCGGACCGGGCCGACGCTGGTCACGCTGCCGGCCACGCTGGCGACCTGGATCCGGGAGGCCGACCTGCCCCGGCTGCGGTCCGCCGGGCCCGTCGGCACGCTGCTGGCCCACCAGGTCGCCGCGCACGGCGCCCGCCACGACATGGCCGACCTGGCCGCCGCCCACCCCGCGCTGCCGGCCGACCTGCTCAACTTCCAGTACGACCCGGCCGCCTGCGCCGTCGCCCTCGGCTGGGACGGCGTGACCGCCGAGGTGACCCGGGTCCGGCTGGGTGCGGACGGCGCGCTGGTCCGGGACCCGGCCGGGCTGCCGGTCAAGGTCGTCACGGCCGTCGACGGCCCGGCCTTCGCGGCGCACTGGATCGAGACGGTCGAGGCAGTCGGCCGGGGCTGA
- a CDS encoding PPK2 family polyphosphate kinase, translating to MATSLRDLLRVTPGAPVDLDELDARATPHAPGGKKKTAAGMAAEGDRLAGLQEALYAASARRILLVLQGMDTSGKGGVIEHVIGLVNPQGVHIHSFKKPTPDELRHHFLWRVRRALPDPGMIGIFDRSHYEDVLVGRVHALAAPEIVEKRYDEINKFEAGLVENGYALVKCFLNVSYDEQRERLLSRLTDPTKNWKFNPGDLAERARWTDYQQAYRIALERCSTPQAPWYAVPADRKWYRNWAVGRLLLETVRDLDPQYPQPELDVPALTKALAPPN from the coding sequence GTGGCCACGTCGCTTCGGGATCTGCTGCGGGTGACTCCGGGCGCTCCGGTGGACCTGGACGAGCTGGACGCGCGGGCCACCCCGCACGCACCCGGCGGCAAGAAGAAGACCGCGGCCGGGATGGCGGCGGAGGGCGACCGGCTGGCCGGCCTGCAGGAGGCGCTGTACGCGGCGTCCGCCCGACGGATCCTGCTCGTCCTGCAGGGCATGGACACCTCGGGCAAGGGCGGCGTGATCGAGCACGTCATCGGCCTGGTCAACCCGCAGGGCGTGCACATCCACTCGTTCAAGAAACCGACCCCGGACGAGCTGCGGCACCACTTCCTCTGGCGGGTCCGCCGGGCGCTGCCCGACCCCGGGATGATCGGCATCTTCGACCGGTCCCACTACGAGGACGTGCTGGTCGGCCGGGTGCACGCGCTGGCCGCCCCGGAGATCGTCGAGAAGCGGTACGACGAGATCAACAAGTTCGAGGCCGGCCTGGTCGAGAACGGGTACGCGCTGGTCAAGTGCTTCCTCAACGTCTCCTACGACGAGCAGCGGGAGCGGCTGCTGTCCCGGCTCACCGACCCGACGAAGAACTGGAAGTTCAACCCGGGCGACCTGGCCGAGCGGGCCCGCTGGACCGACTACCAGCAGGCGTACCGGATCGCGCTGGAGCGCTGCTCCACCCCGCAGGCGCCCTGGTACGCGGTGCCCGCGGACCGCAAGTGGTACCGGAACTGGGCCGTCGGCCGGCTGCTGCTGGAGACCGTCCGGGACCTGGACCCGCAGTACCCGCAGCCGGAGCTGGACGTCCCGGCGCTGACCAAGGCGCTGGCGCCGCCGAACTGA
- the treZ gene encoding malto-oligosyltrehalose trehalohydrolase, with amino-acid sequence MTTFEVWAPNHDQVRLRTLGNDHEMAAAGDGLWRVTVPEAGPGDDYGFLLGDDDTPLPDPRSRWQPEGVHGLSRLHDPQAYEWDDGEWTGRQLAGAVVYELHVGTFTPEGTFAAATEKLDHLAELGVDLVEVLPVNAVNGTHNWGYDGVGWYAVHDPYGGPDAFKAFVDACHRRGIGVVLDVVYNHLGPSGAYLPRFAPFFKPGKSTWGDLVNLDGPGSEPVRRYILDNAQMWLHEFHVDGLRLDAVHALVDLGAIHILEEMAVEVDALSAHLRRPLTLIAESDLNDPRLIRSRDAGGYGLTAQWDDDVHHALHALLTGEQQGYYSDFGSLGTLAKAFTGAFVHDGSYSSFRGRLHGRRVNRDDTPAYRFVAFLQDHDQVGNRALGDRLSGEPGSLSPQLLKVGAALLLTSPFTPMLWMGEEWGATTPWQFFTSHPEPELAAAVAHGRREEFAAHGWDTEDVPDPQDPATFQHSKLDWAELTDEKHADVLDFYRRLTQLRRARPELSDPRLDRVDVTFDEDARWLVVHRGGLRVAVNLAAERQEVPLDGTPISVLLSSVPGFVYRDGAVELEPGSTAVVELAVRTG; translated from the coding sequence ATGACGACGTTCGAGGTCTGGGCGCCGAACCACGACCAGGTACGGCTGCGCACCCTGGGCAACGACCACGAGATGGCCGCGGCCGGGGACGGCCTGTGGCGGGTCACCGTGCCCGAGGCCGGACCCGGCGACGACTACGGGTTCCTGCTCGGCGACGACGACACCCCGCTGCCGGACCCGCGCTCGCGCTGGCAGCCGGAGGGCGTGCACGGCCTGAGCCGGCTGCACGACCCCCAGGCCTACGAGTGGGACGACGGCGAGTGGACGGGCCGGCAGCTGGCCGGCGCGGTCGTCTACGAACTGCACGTCGGCACGTTCACCCCCGAGGGCACCTTCGCCGCGGCCACCGAGAAGCTCGACCACCTGGCCGAGCTGGGCGTGGACCTGGTCGAGGTGCTGCCGGTCAACGCGGTCAACGGCACCCACAACTGGGGCTACGACGGCGTCGGGTGGTACGCGGTGCACGACCCGTACGGCGGGCCGGACGCGTTCAAGGCGTTCGTCGACGCCTGCCACCGGCGCGGGATCGGCGTGGTGCTGGACGTGGTCTACAACCACCTCGGGCCCTCCGGTGCGTACCTGCCGCGGTTCGCGCCGTTCTTCAAGCCGGGCAAGTCGACCTGGGGCGACCTGGTCAACCTGGACGGGCCCGGCTCGGAGCCGGTGCGGCGCTACATCCTGGACAACGCGCAGATGTGGCTGCACGAGTTCCACGTCGACGGGCTCCGGCTGGACGCCGTGCACGCGCTGGTCGACCTGGGCGCGATCCACATCCTGGAGGAGATGGCGGTCGAGGTGGACGCGCTGTCCGCACACCTGCGCCGGCCGCTCACGCTCATCGCCGAGTCCGACCTCAACGACCCCCGGCTGATCCGGTCCCGGGACGCCGGCGGGTACGGGCTGACCGCGCAGTGGGACGACGACGTGCACCACGCGCTGCACGCGCTGCTCACCGGCGAGCAGCAGGGCTACTACTCCGACTTCGGCTCGCTCGGGACGCTGGCCAAGGCGTTCACCGGCGCGTTCGTGCACGACGGGTCGTACTCGTCGTTCCGGGGGCGGCTGCACGGGCGGCGGGTGAACCGGGACGACACGCCGGCGTACCGGTTCGTGGCCTTCCTGCAGGACCACGACCAGGTCGGCAACCGCGCGCTGGGCGACCGGCTGTCCGGCGAGCCCGGGTCGCTGTCCCCGCAGCTGCTCAAGGTCGGCGCCGCGCTGCTGCTGACCTCGCCGTTCACGCCGATGCTCTGGATGGGCGAGGAGTGGGGCGCGACCACGCCCTGGCAGTTCTTCACCTCGCACCCGGAGCCGGAGCTGGCCGCCGCGGTCGCCCACGGCCGCCGGGAGGAGTTCGCCGCGCACGGCTGGGACACCGAGGACGTGCCCGATCCGCAGGACCCGGCCACCTTCCAGCACTCCAAGCTGGACTGGGCCGAGCTGACCGACGAGAAGCATGCCGACGTGCTCGACTTCTACCGGCGGCTGACCCAGCTGCGCCGGGCCCGGCCGGAGCTGTCCGACCCGCGGCTGGACCGGGTCGACGTCACGTTCGACGAGGACGCGCGCTGGCTGGTCGTGCACCGGGGCGGGCTGCGGGTCGCGGTGAACCTCGCCGCCGAGCGGCAGGAGGTGCCGCTGGACGGCACGCCGATCAGCGTGCTGCTCTCCTCCGTGCCCGGGTTCGTCTACCGGGACGGGGCGGTCGAGCTGGAACCGGGCTCGACGGCCGTGGTCGAGCTGGCCGTCCGTACGGGCTGA
- a CDS encoding S53 family peptidase gives MRLRPVLAAVAAAAIASIAWAGTVAPAAGAAPAAQPAKHVSRVCAQAAPGHAACNALRVDPAAAVAGSVTPAATTPSGIFPADIQSAYKLPGATAGAGRTVAIVDAFDDPTAAADLNTYRSQFGLPACTTANGCFRKVNQNGATSPPPAVDTGWAQEISLDVDMVSATCPNCHILLVEANSSSFANLGAAVNRAATLGATAISNSYGGADSSDTTNGHFYNHPGIAVTASSGDGGFGVEYPASSQFVVAVGGTSLRRATTTARGWTESAWSGAGSGCSRFNTAIPSASTFNTGCARRAVADVSAVADPATGVAVFDSTPAAGASGWLVFGGTSASSPIIASVFGLAGNAATIDANDFPYQHSTSLFDVTTGSNGTCTPTQLCRARAGWDGPTGLGTPNGTGGF, from the coding sequence GTGCGACTCCGTCCAGTCCTGGCCGCCGTGGCGGCGGCCGCCATCGCCTCGATCGCCTGGGCCGGCACCGTGGCCCCGGCCGCCGGCGCCGCCCCCGCGGCCCAGCCCGCCAAGCACGTGTCCCGGGTCTGCGCCCAGGCCGCGCCCGGCCACGCCGCCTGCAACGCGCTGCGGGTCGACCCGGCCGCCGCGGTCGCCGGCAGCGTGACGCCGGCCGCGACCACGCCGTCCGGGATCTTCCCGGCCGACATCCAGTCCGCGTACAAGCTGCCGGGCGCGACCGCCGGCGCCGGCCGGACCGTCGCGATCGTCGACGCGTTCGACGACCCGACCGCCGCGGCCGACCTCAACACGTACCGCAGCCAGTTCGGGCTGCCGGCCTGCACGACCGCGAACGGCTGCTTCCGCAAGGTCAACCAGAACGGCGCGACCTCGCCGCCGCCGGCCGTGGACACCGGCTGGGCCCAGGAGATCTCGCTCGATGTCGACATGGTCTCGGCCACCTGCCCGAACTGCCACATCCTGCTGGTCGAGGCCAACAGCTCCTCGTTCGCGAACCTCGGCGCCGCGGTGAACAGGGCGGCCACGCTCGGCGCGACCGCGATCAGCAACAGCTACGGCGGCGCGGACTCCTCCGACACCACCAACGGCCACTTCTACAACCACCCCGGCATCGCGGTGACCGCGTCCTCCGGTGACGGCGGCTTCGGCGTGGAGTACCCGGCGTCCTCGCAGTTCGTGGTCGCGGTCGGCGGCACCTCGCTACGGCGGGCCACCACCACCGCCCGCGGCTGGACCGAGTCGGCCTGGTCCGGGGCCGGCTCCGGCTGCTCCCGGTTCAACACCGCGATCCCGAGCGCGTCCACCTTCAACACCGGGTGCGCGCGGCGCGCGGTCGCCGACGTGTCCGCGGTCGCCGACCCGGCCACCGGCGTCGCCGTGTTCGACAGCACGCCGGCCGCCGGCGCGTCCGGCTGGCTCGTCTTCGGCGGGACCAGCGCGTCCTCGCCGATCATCGCCTCCGTCTTCGGCCTGGCCGGCAACGCGGCGACGATCGACGCGAACGACTTCCCGTACCAGCACTCGACATCGCTGTTCGACGTGACGACCGGGTCCAACGGGACCTGCACACCGACCCAGCTCTGCCGGGCGCGGGCGGGTTGGGACGGCCCGACCGGCCTCGGTACCCCGAACGGAACCGGCGGCTTCTGA
- the sppA gene encoding signal peptide peptidase SppA — MGRTRVVVELDLTEAPPEVVPSDPLAMVRGRRRPSLRAVVEALHAAAEDPDVAGLIARVGGSLPLARAQELRDAVREFARTKPAVAYAETFGEGDPGTVAYYLATGFTEIWLQPSGDLGLTGIAAETTFLRGLLDKAGLQPQFSQRHEYKNAVDRIVRHGYTDAFREASSRLVASAYEQVVDGIAAARGLSPERVRELVEQAPLSAQQAAEAGLVDHVGYRDEVYAAHQKDAELLFLSRHARAATPRRIAARLKNRNAPVVAVVTVAGAIQQGRSRRSLLSPNAGSGSDTVAAALRSAGRADDVTAVLLRVDSPGGSYVASDVIWREVGRLRARGIPVVASMGDVAGSGGYFVAMAADAIVAQPGTLTGSIGVFSGKVVTSELLDRLGIGTGAIAEGRNARMFSARTGFDEDQWRRLDEWLDRVYADFVGKVGQARGMTPEQVHEVARGRVWTGADAYERGLVDSLGGLRTAAAMVRERAGLPADAELRRWPPTSPLDRFSPPRSSEDRAAAAMRATDWWAGWGSLSGAAAHLGLAPDGPLTMPPLTLG, encoded by the coding sequence ATGGGGCGGACTCGGGTTGTGGTGGAGCTGGATCTGACCGAGGCACCGCCGGAGGTGGTGCCGAGCGATCCGCTGGCGATGGTGCGGGGCCGGCGGCGGCCGAGCCTGCGAGCGGTGGTCGAGGCGCTGCACGCGGCGGCCGAGGACCCGGACGTCGCCGGGCTGATCGCCCGCGTCGGCGGCAGCCTGCCGCTGGCCCGGGCCCAGGAGCTGCGCGACGCGGTCCGCGAGTTCGCCCGGACCAAGCCCGCGGTCGCGTACGCGGAGACGTTCGGCGAGGGCGACCCCGGCACGGTCGCCTACTACCTCGCCACCGGCTTCACCGAGATCTGGCTGCAGCCCTCCGGTGACCTCGGCCTGACCGGGATCGCGGCCGAGACCACGTTCCTGCGCGGGCTGCTGGACAAGGCCGGGCTGCAGCCGCAGTTCTCGCAGCGGCACGAGTACAAGAACGCGGTCGACCGGATCGTCCGGCACGGCTACACCGACGCGTTCCGGGAGGCGTCCTCCCGGCTCGTCGCCTCCGCGTACGAGCAGGTGGTGGACGGGATCGCGGCCGCCCGCGGGCTGAGCCCGGAGCGGGTCCGGGAGCTGGTCGAGCAGGCGCCGCTGTCGGCGCAGCAGGCCGCGGAGGCCGGGCTGGTCGACCACGTCGGCTACCGCGACGAGGTGTACGCCGCCCACCAGAAGGACGCCGAGCTGCTGTTCCTGTCCCGGCACGCCCGGGCCGCCACCCCGCGCAGGATCGCGGCCCGGCTCAAGAACCGCAACGCCCCGGTGGTCGCGGTCGTCACCGTGGCCGGCGCGATCCAGCAGGGCCGCAGCCGCCGCAGCCTGCTCTCGCCGAACGCGGGGTCCGGCTCGGACACGGTCGCGGCCGCGCTGCGCTCGGCCGGGCGGGCCGACGACGTGACGGCGGTGCTGCTGCGGGTCGACAGCCCCGGCGGCTCGTACGTGGCCTCGGACGTGATCTGGCGCGAGGTCGGCCGGTTGCGGGCGCGGGGGATCCCGGTGGTCGCCTCGATGGGCGACGTGGCCGGCTCCGGTGGGTACTTCGTGGCGATGGCGGCGGACGCGATCGTGGCCCAGCCCGGCACGCTGACCGGCTCGATCGGCGTGTTCAGCGGGAAGGTCGTCACGTCCGAGCTGCTGGACCGGCTCGGCATCGGCACCGGCGCGATCGCCGAGGGCCGCAACGCGCGGATGTTCTCGGCCCGGACCGGGTTCGACGAGGACCAGTGGCGCCGGCTCGACGAGTGGCTGGACCGGGTCTACGCCGACTTCGTCGGCAAGGTCGGGCAGGCCCGCGGGATGACGCCGGAGCAGGTGCACGAGGTGGCGCGGGGGCGGGTCTGGACCGGCGCCGACGCGTACGAGCGGGGGCTGGTCGACTCCCTCGGCGGGCTCCGGACGGCGGCGGCGATGGTCCGGGAGCGGGCCGGGCTGCCCGCGGACGCCGAGCTGCGGCGCTGGCCGCCGACCAGCCCGCTGGACCGGTTCTCGCCGCCGCGCTCCAGCGAGGACCGGGCCGCGGCGGCGATGCGGGCGACGGACTGGTGGGCGGGCTGGGGCTCGCTCTCCGGTGCGGCGGCCCACCTCGGCCTCGCCCCCGACGGTCCCCTCACCATGCCGCCGCTCACCCTCGGCTGA
- a CDS encoding helix-turn-helix transcriptional regulator, translating to MSVLWRTTVVRSRPSAPTALARRSRRAPSSFEKCRKSAPSRRRGLSQEELGTESGVSRVTVGSIERGDHPASVLAYRRLARAFGVRVSELLDGEP from the coding sequence GTGTCCGTGCTCTGGCGGACCACCGTCGTCAGATCGAGGCCGAGCGCACCGACCGCCTTGGCCAGGCGCTCGCGGCGAGCACCGTCCTCCTTCGAGAAGTGCAGGAAGTCGGCGCCGTCCAGGAGGAGGGGACTGTCCCAGGAGGAGCTCGGCACGGAATCCGGGGTGTCGCGCGTGACGGTCGGGTCCATCGAGCGGGGCGATCACCCGGCCAGCGTCCTGGCGTACCGGAGGCTGGCGCGAGCCTTCGGAGTGCGGGTGTCGGAGTTGCTCGACGGGGAGCCGTGA
- a CDS encoding serpin family protein → MTAPELSFTLALHRLLATDPARGFAWSPYSVASALGVVAAGARGRTRDELAEVVGDLDALAAGLSAGAALKDDAVTIGVANTLWADLTLPVAPEYLAAVKSWPGGTARGADFRGDAEGVRQEINADVSRSTRDLIKDLLPAGLLDRETRAVIVNALYLRASWTKPFEKGQTRPQPFRTPGGEVSVPTMRTTRSLPYAARSGWTLVSVPAGGGVLADVLLPDGDLAPLDAATLTDLLAAATPREVALELPRVTVRGQASLAEPLAGLGIQRLFGDQADLTGVTGGKEGLKVDAALHKAVLTLDEAGLEGAAATALMMTRLAAITAPPRPVAVRVDRPFLLQIRHRPTNALYFLAQVTDPR, encoded by the coding sequence GTGACCGCCCCGGAGCTCTCGTTCACGCTCGCGCTGCATCGGCTGCTCGCAACCGACCCGGCGCGCGGCTTCGCCTGGTCGCCGTACTCGGTGGCCTCCGCGCTCGGCGTCGTCGCCGCCGGTGCCCGCGGCCGTACCCGCGACGAGCTGGCCGAGGTCGTCGGCGACCTGGACGCGCTCGCCGCCGGGCTGAGCGCGGGCGCGGCGCTGAAGGACGACGCGGTGACGATCGGGGTCGCCAACACGCTCTGGGCCGACCTGACCCTGCCGGTCGCGCCCGAGTACCTGGCCGCGGTGAAGTCGTGGCCGGGAGGCACCGCCCGCGGGGCCGACTTCCGCGGCGACGCCGAGGGCGTCCGGCAGGAGATCAACGCCGACGTGTCGCGGAGTACCCGCGACCTGATCAAGGACCTGCTCCCGGCCGGGCTGCTGGACCGCGAGACCCGCGCGGTGATCGTCAACGCGCTCTACCTGCGGGCGTCCTGGACCAAGCCGTTCGAGAAGGGGCAGACCCGGCCGCAGCCGTTCCGGACCCCGGGCGGCGAGGTCTCGGTGCCCACGATGCGGACCACCCGCTCCTTGCCGTACGCGGCCCGGTCCGGCTGGACGCTGGTCTCGGTCCCGGCCGGCGGCGGGGTGCTGGCCGACGTGCTGCTGCCCGACGGCGACCTGGCTCCCCTCGATGCGGCCACGCTGACGGACCTGCTGGCGGCGGCGACACCGCGGGAGGTGGCGCTGGAGCTGCCGCGGGTGACGGTTCGGGGCCAGGCCTCGCTGGCCGAGCCGCTGGCCGGGCTGGGCATCCAGCGGCTGTTCGGCGACCAGGCCGACCTGACCGGGGTGACCGGCGGCAAGGAGGGCCTCAAGGTCGACGCCGCGCTGCACAAGGCCGTCCTGACCCTGGACGAGGCCGGCCTGGAGGGCGCGGCCGCGACCGCCCTGATGATGACCCGCCTGGCCGCGATCACCGCCCCGCCCCGGCCGGTCGCGGTCCGCGTCGACCGCCCCTTCCTTCTCCAGATCCGCCACCGCCCCACCAACGCCCTCTACTTCCTCGCCCAGGTAACCGACCCCCGCTGA